Part of the Thermococcus sp. genome is shown below.
CAAAACTCTGGTACTTAAGCAGAAAATGAGCGGAAAAACTAAAGGCTCACTTAACCTGCTCCAAAGCGCCAAGAACCTCCCAGATGATTGTCCTCGTGTGCATGGGCATGTTTGGGTCCTCGCTAATCTCCTCGAGGATTGCTATTGCATCTGCGGCCCTAACGGCCGGCTCCTTGCTCTCATCGAGGAGAACTTCTATCGCCTGCTCGGCCGCTCTCCTAATGTTCCTTGGAACAACGGTGTCCTGAACAACCTGCTCCTTGAGAACCTGAACAATCTGCTGGATGAGCTCGCTCATATCATCACCCCCTTCCGATTATCCTAAAAAATTGTTACTAAAATCTCCCCGGCTTATCTTAAGCTTTCCTAACTAAAAAGCTTTTCGGTTCCTGACGAAGACCTCAGTATTCAACGCCCCTCCTTGCGAGTATTCCCTTCTGGTAGGGATGCTTTACCTCCCTCATCTCCGTAACGTAGTCGGCGAGCTCAAACAGCTCCTCCGGGCAGTAACGACCGGTGAGGACGAGTTCCGTTTTTGGTGCCTTTCTCTCTATGAGCCCTTTGACTTCTTCAACGTCCAGCATTTTGAAGCCCAAGGCAACGCAGATTTCATCGAGAATTACCAAGTCCCACTCACCGCTGGAAACGAGTTCCTCCGCCCTCTTCAGAGCCCTCTTAGCGGCCTCAATATCATCGGGCTCGGGCTTCCCGTGGACGAACTTCGGCAGGCCGAAGGACTCTATGAGGGCACCACATTTCTCGATTTTCTTCTGCTCCCCGTAGACCTTCGGAGCCTTCATGAACTGGACTATCGCAACCTTACCACCGGAGCCGAGCATCCTCACCGCGAGGCCAAACGCGGCAGTTGTCTTCCCCTTTCCGTTTCCGGTGTAGATGTGAACCAAACCGAGTTTTTCCCTCCAGGACATGGCCACCACCGTCGGATAAATTTTCCAACACCTTAAAAACCCCTCGAAACTGTTAAAAAAATTCAACGTCAAAATCTCCCCCATGTTTCAGATACTCTCAATGGGCTA
Proteins encoded:
- a CDS encoding UPF0147 family protein, which translates into the protein MSELIQQIVQVLKEQVVQDTVVPRNIRRAAEQAIEVLLDESKEPAVRAADAIAILEEISEDPNMPMHTRTIIWEVLGALEQVK
- the cobO gene encoding cob(I)yrinic acid a,c-diamide adenosyltransferase; translation: MSWREKLGLVHIYTGNGKGKTTAAFGLAVRMLGSGGKVAIVQFMKAPKVYGEQKKIEKCGALIESFGLPKFVHGKPEPDDIEAAKRALKRAEELVSSGEWDLVILDEICVALGFKMLDVEEVKGLIERKAPKTELVLTGRYCPEELFELADYVTEMREVKHPYQKGILARRGVEY